ggatcccatggcaacaccacttatTTGGGCATACAttatgtcattaaaactgaactcgaCTGTGCGAGTTGCTGAGTTTGTTAAGTTCAATGAATATTGATTCACGCACTGGTGGTGGGTCTAGATTTCCATGATAGAACGCTGCAACGCAAATATccatggcttccttaagtggaatatcggtgaataggctagcaatgttaAATGAGCACTTGGACACAGCATTACTATTGACATGCAAGTcctggcaatgcctctaccaatcagagtccacttgccaaccaatcagccttCTGTTCTCATACagtttaaatttgttgtttcccttacattggtatttttgagaactgtcctgatgagtgcaagatgaaaagcttcaacaaaaaatgtctcttcttacagaaatactcaagttctgtactaccaaatgactatttgtatcCATGGAGATTTGTATTCCCCAACCTTCTTTCTCTCCTTGGAACTATATCTTGCTTGAACATATTCCATGCACCAGCAGCCCTCTATATCCAACCATGTGGCTGTTTTCTCCCGTGTAAGGCTAGATTATCAGCATCCTATTCAACTGTGAGTCATTACAGTCAAACCCAATCTTGCCCTTATCTGGTGTTCACATAAACACACTTCCTAGCAGGGTCATCCAATAGAAATAAGGAAAAAGAATTTGTTAAAACACTCCCCTCACAATTACTGAGACCAGTTACAGTGATCTAACAGCAAAGATTGGCTAATTCGGGAACCTCCTATGATAACTTTGTGGATGAATGTTTACAATATTGGGGAATCATAATTTTGCAGGTTCATACTAAACAGCTGACTGTCAGTATACTGAATGAGTGAAGCATAATTGCATACTTCCTGTTTCTAGATCATACTGTTCAAAGGGACTTTGACATAATTTTGTAAATTAAGGTACTCTGCCAGGCTGATATATCATATCTTGGATGTCGGCAAAGTGGCTGAGTACATGGACATAAAAGTATAGATTTTAACAGCAACCACAAAaccttgtatttatgtagcagcCTTAACATGGTGAAAGATCCCAAGCTAAAACTTCACACAAGAGCATCATTGAATGAAGTTTGACACAGCCACATAAGGACATATTAGGTCAGATCAGCAAAATCTTGGTAGTTTTTAAggatatcttaaaggaggaaaatgaggtagagagatggagggtcatagggagagaattccagagcttagggcccaggcagcaggAGGGTCAGCCACTcaaggtggagcaattaaaattgaggccagaattggaggagtggagAGTCCTCAAAGGATTGGggacctggaggagattacagagatatagaGGGCCAAGAccgtggttgggggtgggtggtggtgggtggcgggggtggggggaatttaAAAGtaaggatgacaattttaaaactGGACCAGAAGCCCATGTAATTTagtgaggacagagcgatagGGGAAAGGGACTCAGTGTGAGCCTGAAACTAATCAGGAGGTATGCAACGAATTGGCAAGGTACAGAGATAACAAAgcaaggatgagggtttcagcagtggaggagctgagggaggggcagaatcgggcgatgttacagaggtggaaataggccgTCTTAGTGATGGTGGAGGTACATGTGGTTGGAATCTCATCAGTGGATCAAGGTTGAGAAAGTTCTGGGTCAGCTtcacagttgccagggagaggaatggagtccgTAGCTAGGGAACTGAGGTTGTGGTGGGGACCAAAGACGATGGCTGCAGTCTTCCCAAGATTTAAATGGCTGCTCAGAACATTAGCTTGCTAATCTAAATACCCAAAAATTCCCTGCAAAACAAcattgaccacacttcaaaatgtAATTCACTGGCCACAAAGACTTTCAGAACATTTCTTTTGTTTAATGTTGTCTATTTTCTTGTTTGGCGAAAGAAAATGGATTTTTAGCAAAGATTGACTGCATCGACACTAAATATCAAGCTGGTTCAAAGTTAATTTAAATAACCACAGCTAAACCTGGAAAAATATGTGGCTGAATATTTGGACAGATGAGAGAGTTGTGCTGTCACTCAATACAGGGAAGGAGCATCTGTCCTGATCCACGGCTCTGAGGGGAGAGACATAACACTACAGCTCACATCTCTGGCACAAATCATCTTAGATCCAGACTGCAGGACCATTAGTGGTTTTCAAGCACTTATCGAACGGGAATGGTTACAGGTATGTAAAATCAGAAGAAAGCATGTTTAAGAAAAGGCCATTTGATCCCTCCTAGTACACACTTTGCAAAGACCATGGGCAGTCCATCCTATCAGAAACTCTATCCTGCCTATTTAATCGCTGAAGGATAAAGTCTGCATGagtaccctccaatctgtaaagGTTCTAAAATAACACTCCAGAATATTCATCCTCTCATCTTTGATATAACAACAGCATCTGGTATTACCCTAAGCTTCTGCCGTCTCTGTGCTTCCTCACGCTCTGGCTCAACAGCAGACTATTGATCCATGAGGTACTTGATCATTTAGGCTGTAACTATCTTTGGAACCTTGAGAGGTTGAGGAAATTCATAGTTAACGTCTGTCTTCAATGGTGAAAACAAGCAGCCCCATGGCTTTATTGTAAGGATCATGTGGAACTcaggtgatgtgtgtgtgtgtgtgtgtgtgtgtgtgtgtgtgtgtgtgtgtgtgtgtgtgtgtgtgtgtgtgtgtgtgtgtgtgtgtgtgtgtgtgtgtgtgtgtgtgtgtgtgtggtttatgATTTTATATGATTCTAGAATCCCAACTCCTGATTGCTGTCTGGCACTTCCTGCTGGAAAGTCGGTGTGTACATTGTATGGGGACAGGATAATGCTCAGCCGTGATGCCTCACATGGTTGAATGGCCTGCTAGCATTTATTATCTAGGCTCACAGAATGAAGAAACAATATTCATGCTATTTTTCTTTTAATGACCTTGAGGTTGTCTCTGTTCTGATATCTTTGCAGGGGCGAATGGACAGTTTTGCTCATCTTGAAACATTCAGTCACATTTTGATTTTCCTTTTTTTACAGGCAGGTCATCCTTTCCAACTTCGATGTGCAAGTTCGGCTTATTGTCATGCCAAGCTGAAGCAAGAGGCACCCGTCTTCCTTATCTTCCTTGACTGCTGCTGGCAGATGAGCTATCAATTCCCCTGCTCATTCCAGTTTAATGAGCACTTCCTCATCACTCTGTTTGAACATGCATACGCCTCCTGTTTTGGGACTTTCCTGTGTAATAATGAAAAGGAAAGGTAATGTATGAGGAAATTGTTTTACCAAACTCCCCCTAATGCGAAGGTCATTGTCAATGAATCACTGTCAAATTCTTCACCATCAGAGTCTGAGTAGCTATATTCTCAGGACTTAGCTTCTGCAGGTCAAATCTTTCGTACCTGTTCTAAGATCTTTCTAAACTGTTAAATGTTTCAAAAATTAAATTATAAAAATTGTGTGGTTTGAATAAAATAATGAACAACAGATTCCCAAAAATACCCCACCTTTATCCCTGAAGATCAGGAGCAAATCCCATCAACTTGCTCCATGCTTCCCAATGGTGAGAGTTTCCTGTTTTCCCAGAATTTATGAGCTTTGTAATGAATCCCTGGCCTCCTCATCCACAGCCTTACCCCTTTCTCTCAGTGGCAGCCTGTTCATTCAAACACCCTCCCCAGCACCAGCGCCATCGGAACAGGTAACTTGTGGCCCCAGCATTTTTAGATCCTTGACCATCAACTGTGAGGCCCCTCCCCCTGAGTTTGAGTGGGAGATGATCCAGCTTTATTCAAATATCACCCATGAGTTAAAATGGCCTAGGCTTCACTGAACTCCCCTGTGACTGTACCCTACCCAATAAAGAACTCCTCGTAACTCTCTTGTTAAAATACCAAGTGATGTGGTGGTCAAACATACAGTTAACTATTTTGTTGTCTATTTCAATTCTGCTTTCTCCTTTGGTTCCAGGAAAGGTCATACTTTCACTCAACCCCACTTATAACTCGGATGTGTGAAATCCTACTTGCATGCAATAAATCACTTCCTATCTTTAGTATGGACTGCCCAACCATCAAAAAATATCAAGAAAAACACAAGTTATGACATAGCTACCAGTATTCTTGTAAAATCCAGTGAGTAGGGGGGAATAATAAGAGAATCAGAATTTGCCCTTCGTGTACAATATGAAAGCTCTGTATAACAAACCTTGGCTTCAGATTTCCTTACAGTGTGCAGGCTGAGGAACTTCCTTACACAGGAATACGTACACTAGCTAAGATTCTATTACCTGCACTCTTGAATAACCACCAGTATTTCTGTGGGAGTTTTAAATTCAGAGATTAGTGGGACtcagcaagagagaaagaaaacttcTAAGTTCAAAATAAggtttatttaaaacagaaatcagaaGGAGATTTGGAAAGTGCCGATTATCTGTCAATTTCCAATAGCCGTACTGACCTCCATTATGGTGAATAATTCCATTTAATAAAAGCTCTTTGTCTCTGAAATGAGTTGGTTCTCTGGTGGGATAAGCCATTAACAAATTTTTACTGTAAGCTCCTAGTGTAGGAAGACTCCCCTCCTTTCTCCAGAGAGTCAATGACACTTCAGTGGAAGTTGCCTCCCGCAGTGTGATTCAGATTTGATCTTTCTCTTTGACTGAGAAAGCAAAGCCAGACTTCACCATCTTAAAAATGAAAGAGGAAATGGTCACATTTGTTGTTTTCTCCTATTAGAGATCCAGCACATTTCAGGTAGGTAAAATTGTCTAATTTATAAAAGGTTGTTGGTTGTGAATTGTAACTGGGATTGTATCATAGAGAAAAGCGATGGTCAGAATCATTGCAGTTTGGATCAGGCCTTTTTAATGTCGCTTTACTGGTGTGATTTGGCAATGATGTTACACAGAAGAGGCTTGACTGTGTCTCTTAAGGCACTTTAAATTGATATCAGGCTACCGGCAACAAAGCCTGTGCTATTCCCACCACTGGCAATATCTATTTATACAAGTGATGTGAATTCTATGGGCCAAAATAATGTCACTTATACAATGCATGCCATCATCAGGTACCAACACTTGCAGCAATTTTGTGGGCAAAAAATTTGAAAAGCTAAATGTGCACAAACAAGTCGAACTAACAGGGCAGATGGCGAGATGGCTCACTCCTGTAAAACCTTTCCCTATATCTCAGGTGACTTTGCAGAGATGGCTTTTCCCAAGTTCCAAAACTGATAATCAAAGGCATAGAAGATATGTactgcttcccattgactcccctCTAGGTCCATGTCAAAAAGTAAAAAGGAGACTCAAAGATCCAAGGCCTCTGCCTGAACACCCCTATCATGGAACCTCACCACCAATATAAAAACCTCTTTGCTCCTTGGGTCTCTTCCTTTTAGAGAGACCAACACGTGTAACACAAAACAGAGCAAGGAATTTAATTCTAGTGGATGTGTAAAAGGGAAGATTTACTTAGTGACAATTAATGTTATCTGATATAAAACCTAACGAATTATCACTTAGTGTTCAAAGATAAATTAACAGATTAATCTGGGATCAGATTTATAAATTGCCATTTTATCTGAAGTCCCAGGTAAGGAGGTTTCAGGCTAATCACCAGAAGAGTCACTTTCTCAGACTTTCAACTGGGTCAGTGGAATTAATCAATCCCATTATTATTGCATCCTGCTTCTTGCCACTTGCTTCATTTGTAAATTAGAAGAGAATAAAACACATTTGTTGCATCAGATTTCCCCCCTTATCCCAGGTTTGCAACAATTGGCAGAAAACACAAAGCACTGGCAGCAGAAACACTCTATAAAGTACATTCACTTTCTGAATATCTTCCCCATGGTTTGTAGGTTTAATCTGAATGTGAAGGAACAGACAATTTCCATTTGGGCAAGGCTGAACAGACCTTGTGAGCGAAAACTATACGTTAATCCTCTGTACGAAAGGAACAACCTCACCATATGGCCTTCAGTTGCTCCACAGAGTCTGCAACTTTGGCAAGGTATGTGTGATTAAAATATTCACTGAAGACTGCAAACTAGGCAACCTGTTCTCCTTTTTGTCTGCTGTCCCTGGTCCACCTATCAGCTGGTCCTAAAAATAAACAAGCAGCGGGTGATATGAAACAGATCCTGGATCAGACTTTAAACCAGACCCTTTCTTCCCTCTCAGGTAGCACTATTTGGAAGGAGAACAGAGGACCAATTTCCTGGTCTGTCTTTATTCTCTGACGATCGTCAataaaaaacagatgatctgttcattatcattttgctgtttgtgggagcttgctgtgcgctactggctgctgtgtttcctacattataacagtgactacacctcaaagtATTTCATTAACTGTAAAGTATTTGAGTCATCTTGAGGTTGTAAAAGATTCTTTGTAAATACAAggtctttctttctccctttctctctttctccttctctattTCTTCACCTCcctttagctctgtttctctctacctctTGTTGTCTCCTCTGCCAGTGTCACTGTGGTTTAGAAGTCTATGATGTTGGCATTCCCCATGAGGGCACAGGCATGGCCTGTGCTCAGTTCTTTGCCACACAATTGACGACTGAAATGCTGGAAAACACACTTACTGAATTTTACTTAACCGAGGAGTTGAAGCTTTGGGAGAATCCAGGAGAATTGTAATGGTATAACATGCATTGAAACATCGGCAATGACCCCCCACAACAGTGGTTTAGAAAGGTGACAAATTAAGAGACTGGGTGAAAAGTAATTAAATTCAAAGGAAGGTACATGGATAGCTTATTACAGGGGTGGTCAAACTTTCTGAGCCTTAGAGCCAGATACGATAATCTCCAGACACTTGAGAGCCACAAGACACAGAAATATTTTTATTACCATTGCACACGCTTATGTTCCCtcccagcccactcacccacccattccTTCCCTCCCAATGCACCTCCCCAACTCATCCAGGCACCCTCACCTTctactccaccctcccccctaccTGGATTTCTCCACCTTGCGAGAATGTGGGAGAGCTAGAATAGAGAGAAGTAGCTCTCAGGGCCCAAACCCCAGGCCCCAGTTTGCCTCCTCCTCTCTTGGCCCCACTATCAGCCCTGTTCTCGGCCTCCCCTGGCCCACTCCCActttccgcaccccccccaccccacccccccccccccacccccaccccaaacccccttccccagccctgctTTTGGGCCCCCTCTGGCCTTGCCCTCACCCCAGTCTGGCAGCACCAACTCCTGCAGCTGAGGTGACACCAGGCAGACAATTCAGCACAGGAAGGTGCTCTTGCAAGCTGCATTTGGGAGCAGCTACTGGAGATGTGAACTCTGAATCCCAGAAATTGGGCTGGACCAATCAAGTTCGATTCGGACTGGTGGATGGGGTAGCTCCATGCATCCAGCCAAGGCCTTGTCCAGTTCTTCAGAATGATCCACATTAATCACCCCACCTTAATAATTGCCCCACATTTTTCTGTAAAGCCTCATTTCATTTGTAAAAGAGCCTTATGTGGCTTAGTAAACTGCAGTTTTGGCCACCCCTGCATATATTATTTTTCAATGTTCACCCTGCAGACAACAGCCTTTGGATGGCAAATACTTAAAACCATATTGAAGAGATTGCCAGAAGCTGATTCAAACAGGATATATTTAGATAAGGACAGCAACTGAAGATCAAAATCTGTGAACGTAAAAATATCTTCTCAAAGAGGAGAAGAAAGAACTAATGACCCATAATGTTAAACGAATCAAACTCAAGTGAGATTTGTCATACAAGAttcatgggagtgtttgaaaATGTATGCGATGATGCAGGCAGTGCAAAGTTTCAGAAGCTACCTAAAACAGATGGGAGGGGAAGGAATTGTAACTGAAACAAAACCACAGATGACGATTGGCAAGCTGAAAAGGAGAACTTAATTGGATGATAATATTTGCCAAATATGTCGACATCTTTTCTTTAGTAACTTAAGTTTTGTAAGCTTATTAGTTAGCAAATTGGAGAACAAATTTAAACAAAGTGTTTTAAATCAACTCTTTCCCCTTCATCAAACAATGGAAAAATAGCAGAAAAGAATCTCGTAGTTGCTGAAAGATAACCTTTTTGAGCCTGTAAATTTTCAGCCTTCTTGTTACTGAATTCTCAAACAATAAAGCTGCTTTGTTCATATTGGTAATTCAGGCTGGCACTTACGCTGCTAAGATCAATAGAAGAATTCAGGATAAAGCATTACCCTATAGAGGGTGAAGTAAAAACCCCAAAGCCTAAAGGATGAAGCTCTATCATAACAGCAATAGCACATTGCAAAGAAGATTAGAAGAGAAAGAAGAGGGAAAGAAGATTAcaaaggtggaggtggaggaataAGGATAATGAAGTAATGTATGTAGTAGATAGAATGGGGGAAATTATTATAAAAGAAATGAAGATGCATGGGAGGAACTTGAGGAAGAAGGAATTCAGTGAAGGAGGAAATAGGTAACTAGTGAATGAGGAATCTGTGAGGAAAGGAGAAAGCGGTGAAGAGGAAGCGGGCGAACAAGTTAATAAAGTTGAGAGTAAAAGAAAAGAGAGTGAGATAAATAAAGAAGGGAGAAAATGTGAAGAGTTCATCTTGGTTTAAATGTAAACACAGAATAGGTCCAGTTCAACAGTCACCCCAATGATATTTTGTTGTTTATGTTTCAGGTTTGTTCCTAAGATGGAATCAATCACCAGAGCATCAAAACGAGGCTTGGGAGCAGATTAATCACATCATGGAACACAGCAGGAGAAAAGCAAATCCAACAAGTACAGAACTGTCTGTTGTGAAGGAAGACCATGCCAGAAAATAGGAAACTTTCAGCATTTGATATTCAGAGTCCAGTATAGATCGGAATGATTTTCAGGATTTCCCAGCTTTACCCTTTCAAGGTCATCACCAGCTGTAGGGCTatagaaaaaacaaaaataaaacttgGTCTGTGCACCCACAGAGGTGGACATAGGAAACCATTGATGACAGAGTTGAGGGAGAGTTGGGGGAAAGCAATTTCCATCCTGATAAATACAACTGTAGCTGAATAAAAGTTTTAAAGTACTGTTTTTACTTGATTATTTGCTTTGTTGATATGAAAACTATAATGAATCAGCTGTGAACTCGTAACAGTTAATAAGATACAGATCACTCGCTCCTTAACTACTGATTATTTAGCCAGCTGACCCATGTTTGTACACATGTTTATTTCCACTCTGAAGTAGAAACATTGTTAGGGCCAACAATACAAGTTCTTAATGGGACAGCCAAGTTCTCTGCAGAGTCTCTCCACTGCTGGAACTCGATCAGCCTACACTATTCTCCTGGATGCTTTTTTCTAAATATAGATATAGGATTGTTTCAGGTGTAATTGAGCATCTTTTGTAATTTTGAAAGACTTTCTCTCCTGAAGATATTCTGGGACAGACTTTGATTTTGAGCTGACAATTTCACTTGCATTCATACcattatcagcaaacttgcttTGGTTTATGCAGAGAAGCTCGATAAGCGATCTGCATTCAGATTAAAAAATAATATTTCAATGGACACCTATCAAAATGATGTGGGCATCTACTTTCCTCTATAGGAAGGATAAGGGTCAAGAGTGAAAAGCTGTAAGGTAGGAGATGTGGGAGCTTTGACCCTCAATAACTATGGATCTGTTTTTTAAGTAAGAGAACGGATGCTAATCTTATTGCAGGTTTACTGTCTCAGTAAGTCACAATTTCATTGTGTTTAGTAAATGTTGCATTGTAATTGAAGATCATTGAAGGATCCAGCATCTAGAAAAGCAGTGCAATGCCATCCAGTGTTGGTAAAGGAGAACTACAATAATATTTGGCGTGGCTGGTTCAATGGACATGTGTCTAAAGCTTGCCCACCCAATTCATGCAAAACTTCACACATTGAGAAGAGACTGAATTATGAAAATGAACAGTTTAGCCATATGTGTTTTTAATACTTGTTATTGAGTGTTGGAGTGAAGGTTTCCTGAATTCTTTATAGGTCGTTTCACACAATGTGAAATCCAGTGGTAACAAGCAAATGTTCAACAGAATAAATAGTAAAATGGTAGCATTACATTCTTCCTTCACCTCTCCTTTAAAGTTATTATTATAATATTATTGAATACCACTTCTCAATTGCTCTGTGTTTTACAATGTGATGAAGAAATTTTGTGTTCATGGGATTAAGACCGCTTTTATTTCACTGATCAAAATGGGTTTGTTAATTCTGCACATTAATAAAGTTTCAAAACATTTATATTTGTATAAAATCAAATTTTAAATAAAGTTTATTAGTACAAGGGTCATTTGTAATATATTTTTCAATATGTTGTGTCaaacatttaaaaatgaatttgTAGTATCTCCTTTTCAACATAATTTCTGCCAATTTATCAACTTCAGATTTGATCACCTATATGTATCTGAATTAATATGAAATACAGTTTTCAAAAAAATTGATAGTAGTAAGAATTAAATCTTTGTGTGTACATATACActtgtgtgtgttgggagagagaggaaaggtttGGAGGAGGGACAGGGGAATCCATGGGTAAATCTTCCACTGCCTCCCATCCCCCTCACAACAACAAGGTCGGTCTGGGCAGGTTCTTTGGCTTCCTTGGGAAATCCCATTTCGTGAACATTCTGACAGATCTCAAATCTTTACTCGACTGAGATAGTCAAACTCAAAGAGAATCTATTACATACAAAGGCTCTGCTTTAGCAAAGGCTTTGGTTTCagtagtaaaaacaaaaaactgcagatgctggaaatccaaaacaaaaacagaattacccagaaaaactcagcaggtctggcagcatcggcagagaagaaaagagttgacgtttcgagtcctcatgaccctttgacagagtTCTGAAATTCAGTGCACAGTCAGCTCATGATCATTGTTTCAGACAACCTGTAGGCCAGCTAATTCTGATTGATGGATGGTGCTGGGTACAGCTGTCAAATCCAATGAATGAGTCCTCCATGATACAAAACCCCATGCATAGGCCGTACATGTCCCTTACATGAAAAGCAGGACGCCCATTTACTGACAGCAGCATTGTGTGGGGCCCCTCATTCTCCTTTCTCTCATCCTTCATCCCCTTTTCTCCTCATTTTCCCCTCTCCTGTGCTTTCATTCTCCATCTTCACCCTTTCATAGGTCTTTCAATCTACCTCATTTATCCCCTCTTTTATCTGGTTCTCTCACCCGCAGTTCGATTGCATCCTTAGAAGGATTCCACTACCTGGAAGAATATAATGCCCAACACAAAACACATTTGCTCTGTTCGCAGAGGCAATTGGAATGGGATCTGACTGAGACCCTAGAGAAGCAGGATGGAGCAGATTAGAATGCTTCAGATTTTTAATATTTTCAGAGGCTGCAAGACTGCAAACACTGATTCCTGACTTATTAAAACCCTCCAATCTGGACCCACTGTCTTGAGGTGATTAAGTTAGCCATGCATGCAAGTACCAGGAAGAAAACAATTTGGAAGGATCTTAATGGGGCAGACACAGAATCTCATAGATTGAATTTGACCCATGGACAGATATTTGCATACTACCACTCTACATGAAACCATGCATAAGGCCATTAAATTGTCTGGGCTAAATGTCTCTGTTCATTCAAACTATATTTTTCTATCCTTAGAAAATTCGGCATAGAACCAAAGCAGCAAACACAGACAGGCAAAGGCTCCCAATAATCGAAAACTCTCCCCAATTTCAAAGGTACTGAAGAGGAAACAGTGACCTTCTCCTGAACCTCTGCCTCGCCCAGATATTCAAGGGAATTTGGCACCTGTCACTGATCTTCCCCAGAGAGAAATGGCTCTGAGCACAGCATCTCTCCATGGGTTTGGCTTTACCCACTTGCTCCATAGGGAAGAGCAGATGCAAACCATACAGCAGGATCTGAGCAGCTGGAGTtacagcactgagtgctgcctgcTGTACCAATGTGGAATTCTTTAGTCTGGCTTCACCTGCTGAATTGATGCACCAACTGTGGCTGGAACCTTGAATCTGTGTACTGGGTTACTCTCCAGCAAAAATAGGCAAAAATTGGCATTTCAACAATGTCAAATTTGCATTTTCAGTGAAGAAGTAATGTTTATATATGACCTtctccttgtccaaatgcagcaatacctggacaatgtccaggtttgggctgacaagtggcaaataacccTAGCACCACATAAgagccaggtaatgaccatctccaaaaagagagaatctaagcattgcctcttgacattcagtggaattaccatcattgaatccccactatcaacatcctgggggttaccatagaccagaaactgaactggactagtcatataaatattgtggctacaagagcaagtcagagactaggtatcctgtggtgagtaacccagtcctcaaagcctatccaccttctacaaggcacaagacagggctgtgatggaatactctccgcttgcctagatgaatgcaacaacactcaagagacttgacaccatccagaacatcCGCAgcattggcaccacattcataaacattcgctccctccatcaccgaggcacagtagcagcagtgtgtaccatctacaagatgcattacaggaaCTCAGCTAGGCTCTTTagacttccaaacccatgaccactaccatctagaaggacaagggcagcagacacatgggagcacgatcacctggaagttcccctccaagtcactcaccatcctgacttggaattatatcgccattcctttactgtcagtggttcaaaatcctgaaactccctccctagcaacactgtgggtgtacctacaccacatggactgcagcggttcaagaaggcagctcaccaccaccttctcaagggcaaatagggatgggcaataaatgctggcccagtcagcgatgcc
The nucleotide sequence above comes from Carcharodon carcharias isolate sCarCar2 chromosome 19, sCarCar2.pri, whole genome shotgun sequence. Encoded proteins:
- the LOC121291405 gene encoding myotubularin-related protein 9-like isoform X6, with translation MYPFFYRPKQLNLQEGWDSFTPEEQFTKLSIHTDNWRLSYVNKDFAVCPTYPDAVIVHKSISDAALKTVANFRQGGRFPVFSYYHRKSGMVIMRSSQPLTGANGKRCKEDEHFLAAVLQPDKQGYIIDTRSTQAAHQAKVKGGGFESKTNYHKWKRLHRSIERGRVLQESLIKLVEACNDQSNSIDRWLNKLEASKWLSHVKTVLTTACLAAQCVEREGASVLIHGSEGRDITLQLTSLAQIILDPDCRTISGFQALIEREWLQAGHPFQLRCASSAYCHAKLKQEAPVFLIFLDCCWQMSYQFPCSFQFNEHFLITLFEHAYASCFGTFLCNNEKERFNLNVKEQTISIWARLNRPCERKLYVNPLYERNNLTIWPSVAPQSLQLWQGLFLRWNQSPEHQNEAWEQINHIMEHSRRKANPTSTELSVVKEDHARK